The genomic stretch TCAGTCTGATTTGTGGTGTGACTTAAAAGCTTAaaagttaaatgttttgtttcagaacatgtaagaaaatatttgttttgggcTCGAATGAGGGGTAAGTtgattttttacttaaatatttaacaaaattagagcaatatttattatctgaatgaacatgttttttttattctttagaaACCAAGAGCTTTCACGAAACTGCTGGACCCTATTTCTCCTGGCCAAAGGTACTTTCAACTAATAATAAATCTGTCACTTTGTCTGAGCAGTAAAAATTGTTCCACTCTGTTGTTATGTTATTACATGTATAAAATTACACTTGTTCTGTTCAAAGGAAAAGCTTTGCAGATGGAGGACGACTTGGTCATATCTTTCCAGttgcttctttgtgtaatgGAATATTTTATTAAGCGATGTCCTGCAGACCTTGTGCAACCTCTTTACAGTAAGCTTAATTTTGAGGCTGAGGAGCTTTTTGCAAAATTCTAAATTCTAATGTGTAAAAGTGTTGCTAAAACTATTGCATCCAAATAGTATTCATAAGTCAAAATACTGACTTGGAAATTTAAAGCTACTATTTTACTAACTACAattgatgtttcttctcataGAATCAGTGATCACAGTCCAGAGTCCTCCAACACGAACATCTCGTCGAAGCCAAAACAAAGCCAAAGCGCGACCCCCTGAACCAGAGCTGGATGTGCGGCTACTGGAGACTTTAAGCAAAGAGAATGAATGCAATGCTGAAGAGGTCTGGCTGTGGACTCTTATTTTACACCAGTCATATTTCTTTATGGTACAGTCTTctaattttgcatttattgttaCAGGTGAAGAACGTGTATCAGACAAGTTTCACTGCCTTCTTGGAGTCATTGCATCTGTTGAAATCTATAGATTTACCTCAGGTGAGTGCCACTAATCTAAATTGCTGTTATACAGGCCCTCCCCCACCCcatcctctttcttcctctgtcAGAAAAGGCTTGTAAAGCTTATGCAGCTGCTTCCTGTTACATATAGGTTGGTGTGTGTTGAATATGATATCCAtggtgtcagaaaaatgtgtactCTGTCAGGGTGTATATTCACTGGTAATAAAATGGCTATGACTGGATGTTACTGTCATCATAAACTCCAAATGcactaaactaaaaactaattaaatgcaacatgtatgtttttatttatcaggTTAAGATTCTGAATCAGCAATATGAAGAACACTACCTCAAAGAGAGGGACTTTGATGCCCGACTGTTTTTGGATGGAGACGAGACCATTTTTGCTCCTAAAATTGAAATGTAATTTAGTCTTTGTCTTTTTCAGTGAATGTGGTGGTTGCATTTGACATAGTTTTAAATTACAGAACACAAGTAGAAAAAACGCCACAGAAGAACTTGCAGGAAGACGATGCTGTCCGCATTATTCCACAAACACCAATCAGGTCAGTTTATTCAGGTCCAACCTGCATGTAAATGAACACGCTTttgatttgttgatttgtttttgtacttAGGGCAGCAATGACATCTATTCAACAACTCAGAGGTGATCTGGTCTCCAATGGAGATAAGCCCTCTACAAAtctgaatacatattttaaagtatGTCTCTTAACACCACAATATAAATATAGTTGTAGTAAATTTACACTTAAATTAACTTTAAGTGTTTCTGTTCAGAATTGTACTGTAGATCCCacacaaaatgtactgaaaCGACTAGAAACTCTTGGGCAGACCTTTAGCCAGAGATTCAGCCAGGCTGTTGGTCCACGCTTCATTTCTACTGGGAAACAAGTAATATAAAAAGATGGTTGATTGACAAGTTACAGTACATGGATATTTTGACtaaaagattgttttttttattagagaTACACCCTTGGTGTCAGACTGTATTATAAAGTGATGGAGGCAATGCTGAAATCGGTAAGAATGgtttcaaaaatgtaaacatttaaattgtactttttcaattaaacaatacaatatttttaatatttaggaAGAGAAAAGACTCTCCGTGCAGAATTTCAGGTATGCTTTTTGCCACATTATTGTAAGTAATATCAACTGATCATTTTAAAGTATGTATTTAGCTTCCATGTTATTTTCCTCACAGTAAATTGCTCAATGATTCAAAATTTCACACATCTCTTCTGGCCTGTGCTCTGGAGGTTGTCATGGCGACATATGGAGGTGGGTAATGTTTTTGATGCTAGTGTATATATACAATGTTTTAGCCTGCTGTAGTATGTAATGCCATAATCTTGATTATTGTTTGTTGTGTCATTGATTAGAGAGCAGTTTTAAGTCTGGAGGAAATGGTAGCGAGTCATCTGAAAGTAACCTGTGCTTCCCCTGGATCCTGGACGTCTTTGAACTTGCAGCTTTTGACTTTTACAAAGTGATCGAGAGTTTCATCAAAGCCGAGCCCACTCTGAGCAAAGACATTGTCAAACACCTGGAGACCTGTGAAAACCTCATCATGGAGAAGATTGCATGGGTCATGGTCAGTACTGTGATTTCATTTACGATATGATTTATGTGAACAACAAAAAGGTATCTAATCCAACAGGTGAAAAGTGATTGGATCATTTAGTAATTTGGTTCagttaaaactactaattaggATTAAGTtatgtatattaaaaaaaatccgtAACTGATGAGCACTTAAATCCAGTTGATTGTTGCGGTGTTGTGGATCATTTGCTGCCACTCCCTCCGGATGATGGTTCTCGGTGCACCAGACTTCGGGAGAAGTAATAGATGAGAGGATTTAGGCAGCAGTTTGAGCTGGCCACTGAAAGCACCACTGGGTGCAGAGCTTTAGTTACTTTGGCTAGAGCACAGCTGGGCAGAAGTCCAACATGAGTAAGTGTGTAGCCCAACAGGTTGATATGATAtgggccaaaacaaaacagaaacacgCCCAGGACCCAGTAGATGATGGTAAGTGTGTGCTTACGGCGTAGACTGTGGGAGTGGTGCCGCGGCTGACGCAGCACTGCCAAAACTCTACAGTAACTGAAGAGTAAGAGAAGTGTGGGCAGCACAAAGCTTCCCTGCACCAGCCCTAGGGCCACCAGGATGATGGTGCGATGCTGTGCAGAGCTGGGGTCCAGCAGACAGGGCTCGTGTTGGTGAGAGGCAGCGGAACGCAGAAAGAGCAGGCCCAGACTGAGTCCTAACACCAGGCTCCACAGCACTGAGCTCAGCAGCTGTGCCACACGCCTCCGCTGCACTGAGGAGCTCAAGGGGTGGACCACTGCGAAGTAACGGTCCACCGCGATGCACACTAGGAAGAATATACTCCCATACAGACTGATATATTTGATGGTGAAGGTGAGCTGGCAGTAGGTGGCTCCAGGTGTCCATAGAGCCCTGACTGAAAGGGACTGTGCCTTTTGATGGTAGTAGTAGATTCTCAGAGGTAGTGACATGACAAAAAACATGTCTGCTACAGATAAGCTGATTATGTAGATGGCAGTGCTGTTGAGTTTTTTATGAGATTGCTGACACAATCTGCTTAAAGCCAGAGTGTTGGTCACCAATCCGACCAGAAAAATTATGCTGTAGGACACCTGATAGAAGATGTAGCGGTATGCTGTGTTCACTGTGCAGTTGAAAAGAGGTGCATAGGGTTTGAGTGGCTCTAGACTCCTgttccactggtccatatttaTATCAAAGCCCTGATGCTGCCACACTCTGAACAAGGGGAATGAGTTCAGTGGAGTTGGGTTGCCTCTGTCAGAACAGTTACACCTGCGGCAAATAAGAATTTCATGAGCTATAAAACTTGAGTCTATATGTCGAGGGGACATGAATCAACTAATGACGAGCAACGAGCTAATGAGTTATGTGGGACAAACACAGGCTGTCTATAAAAGATTTTCATAAAACAGGTAAACATCGGAGATTAAATTTAAGCCTTAATTAAGAGCTGTTAGTTTTAGATTTTGTtagaaaaaaaggaaacattaaaacactgcACCAAAATCATTACGTATTTGATATAGATGCAAAAGACGTTTATAACTAAACTATTCTGCAAGTGCCTGTGTTTTGAgctaataatttaaatattaatgatATTTGAAATATCCCCTATTATAAAGTAAATCTGAATTTTCTGGTTAgtagaaaaacatgaatcatGATGGTATTAATCCCATGACTCACCTCAGGCTGTAACATCAGGGGAGCAGCCAAGAACTGAAAGAGTCAGAGGAGATAAACAGGTGCTCCAAGTTGTCTCCTCCCACCTGGTCACTCTGTTACATATTGACCATCACTCTCCTCTAAACTCTTTTCTGCCAAAAGGTGTGTAAGAACACATCACCTGCTTCTACCTTTATGCTACTACAGTGTCTTTAATGATGACCATTTTAGTCTGGGTTTGGGGAGGGTGGATGAAACGTAAAATAATGAGTAGTAacataaaatgtgttaaaataagggattaaaaataaaattaacttaTTAACTTAAATATAGATAAATATACAATATGCAGAGAACAACTGTGCAAAAGTAGCAGTACAAATAGATACTACAATGTGAAGTCATGAGTCCAGTGCCAGAGGGGCGAGATGTTCTGGTCCAATTGGACCATAGCCTCCTCCATCACTTTGTGGGAACTGAAATCTCtacaaatacattgaaaatgtacatttttatttatggcAACCTTTTAATTACATGCTCATCTGTCACAACCATAACAGAAACAATTggtattttttatacaattgGGCTGCAGATTACAttatgaagtgatagttttctgAAATCACATAGGCATATTGCTGTGAGATGTACACACTGGTTATTTTTGGCTGAACATGTGCCAATTTGCTGGTCTGAGTTTGTAGAGTTTGCTCTGTTCTGGTACAATCCAGTGGTGAGACATGTCGTTGCAGGTCTCTTGTTTCACAATTTGCTGTTAATCTGCTCATGTCAGTGAGGACCCTCGGGCTACAGCCTCACCAGGAATGTAGTAGCGCTCAGTCTTGTAGCACATAACTGGCCAGGCTGCTCTTCTGTGGCGTAGGCTTTATCAAACTCAGTTAAAACCTCTGAGGTATAGAACTGTAAATGCTAAAATACTATAGAATATAGTATTTATAAGTGattttattaaacaaaatatatcctTTATGCTACAAAGTGCttacaatcagaaaaaaaatcttttcaaTTCTGCGATCACACAAAAAAAGCTACAGtacatttaaactaatttaataCTGGTTCATAGTCGAACAAAGTTGTAATTTCCTGTACAAACTCACACAGGGcatcaaatataacattacAGTGAATCAAACCAAACTTATTTGGCCTTTTGTTTTAAGAGTTCAAAGTGTGGCTTATGGGTTTGCATTCTTCATTATTCCTAAATGTCTTTGTCTGAATTATTGGCAGACTCGTCGCACAGTTTTGATAGAGTTGGTCTTAGATTGAGAGATTTGGGGGTTGAGATGGGACTGTTTCTGGAGCTGTCTAACTGCAGTCTGTCAAAAAGCTTTGTCCCATTTTGCCATTTAGTGGACTTGCGTTTGATGGAGCTCTGAATGCTCTCTGAAGTGAAGTAGTAAATGACTGGATCAAAGCAGCAGTTGGTGACAGCTATACACAGGGCGATGGGGTAGATTGTTCGGACCACAAACTCAGCGTTGCACCCTTTGAGGACCTTGGAGCGAACCATGGCGTAAAATATGAGGTTTACGTTGTAAGGAATGAAACAGAAGCAGAAAATTACAATATGGACAATGATCATCCTTAAAACTTTAGCTTTGTTGAGGTTCCCTCCACGGCTGATTGTCTGGGGGCTTTTTAATGTCCGTAGCACCATGGCCGAACAGAACACATTGAGCAGAAGTGGGATGATAAAACCCACAGTTTCTATAAACATCACCACTTTGGACAGCTCTGACCTCCACTGGTCTCTGGAGTAGTTCTCGAAGCAATAGTAGGTGGAAGAATTGATATTTTTGAGGGATGTTGTTTTCAGTTGATAGCCAACAGCTATGCCTCCAGACAGTATTATTGTCCACACAGTTAAGCAAGCTAGTTTGGCATTGCGCTTTGTGCGAATGGTTTGAGAGCGAAAGGGATACACAAGGGCCAGGAAGCGGTCTATACTGATGCAGGTTAGAAAGAGGATGCTCCCGTACATGTTTGTGTAGAATAAAGCCACAGAAATCTTACAAAGCACTGGGCCAAAAATCCACTCCCTCTTCACAAAGTAGACAATTCGAAAAGGTAGACTGAGAACAAAGAGAGAATCCGACACCACCAAGTTCATCATGTATGTAGTAGTTTCATTTCTCAGTTTCAGAGTAcaagcaaaaatatacatagaCACAGCGTTAAAGAGAAGTCCGATCACAAACACCACACTGAACACTGCACTGTACAGAGGGTACTTAAACTCATCGCTTCTGTTACATGGGGCACCCGTGCTACCCACAGCACTGAAGTTGAAAATCGCTATGGAGTGGTTATACATGTTTACAGTCTGTTATTattcaaaaaatgaaaaaataatcaaatgtgttaCTGGCAGTTTGAAATTTGCATACCAGACATGTTGAAATGGTTTGGCAAAAACAACCTCTTCCAGTTGTACAAGTATCCAGAGCCTGTTGAAGTTCTCTTTTCTTTAATCCAAATTTGAGAAGTAAATTGTCCtgaggtattttttttttcctgcctgTTTTCAAAAATGCTGATTCCTCAACAACTTATTGTGCGGTCCTGCTGATCCAGCCAAACCAATCCAAGTGAAGTTGATCTATAGTGCACTGCTCTGCCACTGTGTGTTGAATCACCTCTTGCCCAAATGCTTCAACCAAAGAACTTGCTAGACTATCAAGGCCTGAAGGGAGGGTGGAGCTTTGACAGTTCAAACTCCACTAcaccacaataaaaaaaaaaaaaaaacagaaggagGACTAAGTTTGCATATTGTACATTGGGCTGTGGCAAAGGTTCGTGGATCttcattaaaatgtgaaatgcgATCACCATGGCCATGGTGATCGCATTTCACGTGTACGGTGTGATTCAGAGATATTGCAATATTGCAGTTACTGCGACAGCCCTAATTGCACTCAATAAATTCATGCTAGTTAATGCTCATTATGTATACCTTATTTTAAGGTATACATAATGAGCATTGTCATccctttttgacttttttattgttccacacataaaacacagatTACATGGATCCGAAACAGATTAGATTCACAATGTGATAATCATTGTAACATCTTTGATTGGTAATAAAGAGTTAAATTCCTTTACGTCATTGTATACTGTGTGGTGAGACACAGACTTTTGCTTTTGAGATGTGTCAGTCCAGAGCAGGGTGTGGTAATATGTGACATGCAACAAGTCTGTGCCTGCAGCTGCTGTGTGGAAACTACTTCCAATAGGTCTGTGGACAAAAAAAATAGCTCAAGTGTGGTTTTGTGCTTTAGGCCATGCTTTGAGGCAAATGTGGTTTTAAAGTGCCTATAGTTTACACTGAACAACAATGGATACAttcattataaaacaaataagaGTTGTCTTCCAACTGattgtttttgggtttgtttttttcagttacagATCTTGGACAGAAGAGTGTGCTCTTGTGTCAACAAAATGTGCAACCTCTAATTGTTCTAGACAAGTGATTTCCTAGATCTCTGTCCGGTATCACATCTTCTCAGTTGGTCAGATATTTGTGTGTAATTTTCATTGGTTTGATAAATttcagtgtttcccattaataaAGGTTACTTTAAAAACACCTGGACAAATCACATTTTGTCT from Periophthalmus magnuspinnatus isolate fPerMag1 chromosome 14, fPerMag1.2.pri, whole genome shotgun sequence encodes the following:
- the LOC117381148 gene encoding lysophosphatidic acid receptor 6-like, which encodes MYNHSIAIFNFSAVGSTGAPCNRSDEFKYPLYSAVFSVVFVIGLLFNAVSMYIFACTLKLRNETTTYMMNLVVSDSLFVLSLPFRIVYFVKREWIFGPVLCKISVALFYTNMYGSILFLTCISIDRFLALVYPFRSQTIRTKRNAKLACLTVWTIILSGGIAVGYQLKTTSLKNINSSTYYCFENYSRDQWRSELSKVVMFIETVGFIIPLLLNVFCSAMVLRTLKSPQTISRGGNLNKAKVLRMIIVHIVIFCFCFIPYNVNLIFYAMVRSKVLKGCNAEFVVRTIYPIALCIAVTNCCFDPVIYYFTSESIQSSIKRKSTKWQNGTKLFDRLQLDSSRNSPISTPKSLNLRPTLSKLCDESANNSDKDI